The Desmonostoc muscorum LEGE 12446 genome includes a region encoding these proteins:
- a CDS encoding 2-phosphosulfolactate phosphatase family protein: protein MKLFVYHTPELTPTDKPPECAIAVDVLRATSTIATVLAAGGEAVQVFSDLDQLIAVSEQWPPEKRLRAGERGGAKVAGFELGNSPLDCTSELVQGRRLFISTTNGTRALQRVQDSPNVIAAALINRAAVVQFLLEKQPETVWIVGSGWEGSFSLEDTVCAGAIAHSLLEQTKISPEELAGNDEVVSAIALYSQWQDNLLGLFHQASHGQRLLRLDCQEDLKYCSQTDILDVLPIQQEIGVLKRG from the coding sequence GTGAAGCTATTTGTATACCACACTCCGGAATTGACTCCAACGGATAAACCGCCAGAATGTGCGATCGCAGTCGATGTCTTGCGAGCCACTAGCACAATAGCGACTGTCTTGGCAGCTGGAGGCGAAGCTGTACAAGTATTCAGCGATTTAGATCAACTAATCGCAGTTAGTGAACAATGGCCTCCTGAAAAACGTCTGCGGGCTGGAGAACGCGGCGGCGCTAAAGTAGCGGGCTTTGAGTTGGGTAACTCTCCCCTCGACTGTACATCGGAATTGGTGCAGGGGCGTCGGTTGTTTATCAGTACCACAAATGGCACTCGTGCTTTACAACGGGTACAAGACTCGCCAAATGTAATTGCAGCAGCCTTAATCAACCGAGCTGCGGTGGTGCAATTTCTTCTAGAAAAGCAACCAGAGACAGTGTGGATTGTCGGCTCAGGCTGGGAAGGTAGTTTTTCTTTAGAGGATACAGTTTGTGCGGGTGCGATCGCTCATAGTCTTTTAGAGCAAACCAAGATTTCACCAGAGGAATTAGCTGGTAATGATGAAGTAGTTAGTGCGATCGCTCTTTACTCTCAATGGCAAGATAACTTACTAGGATTATTCCACCAAGCTAGTCACGGTCAACGCCTATTGCGTCTTGACTGTCAAGAAGATTTAAAATATTGTTCCCAAACTGATATTTTAGATGTCTTGCCAATACAACAAGAAATAGGAGTTTTAAAAAGGGGATAG